The following DNA comes from Veillonellaceae bacterium.
CAGCCATATGTAAAGGTTGTAAAAAACTTAGTAGTCGAATTTTGTTCCTTATAATCTGCTTTAAAACTATCTGGCTTTGTCACTTTTCATCAACTCCTGTAGATTATTATATCCTAAAAATTATACTTAAACAAATAACGGAAAGTTAGTCTTGACCTAAAAGAAACACCCCCAAACCGCTAAACGGTTGGGGGCTTAAATCATTTGTTTTCTGCCTTAGCGCGAGGCTTGGCAAATATCATTCTTCCACCCATTATTATAACAAAAACACCGAAAATCTTTTTCAGTTCCGCAGCAGGGAGACTTTGAACGAAATTAGCACTTAACATGGCGCCTGCAATTGCGCCGAGACTCAATAGTGCAGCCGTTTTGTAGTCTACAAGTTTTTCTTTATGGAGATGCCATAAGCCAGAAGCTGCTGTGGGAATTATCACGAGTAGAGAAACCCCCTGTGCAATATGCTGCGAAACCCCTAAAATAAAAACCATCATTGGCACTAAAACTATTCCGCCGCCAACCCCTAGCAAACCACTTAATATTCCTGCCGCCAAGCCTGCAAGTATTGAAACAGCTATGACCATAACATTCTCACCCCTACTATTACTAATAGAGCGCCAAACATACGCTTTAACTGGGCCGCTGGAATATGCTTCATCCATTTAGCGCCAAGGCCTGCTCCGACAATACTACCTGCGGCAAGCGTTATCGCAAGGACAACATCTATATTTCCATGATAACTATAAACAACACTGCTTACTATCGCAGTAGGAACAATAACCGCTAATGAAGTGGCATGAGCATTATGTTGAGCAAACCCTAATAATGACACTAAAATCGGCACTAAGATTATGCCGCCTCCTACGCCAAGTAACCCGCTCAGAATACCTGCTCCTAAACCGAATCCGACTATCTTTAGCTTTTGCAACATCTTTTAGCTCCCTTCTCAAATACTCTAATCAATAGTAAGACGTTTTACTGCAACATTTACTTCGTTAACTAGTAGTCCTGTCATATATTCGACAACGTCCTTAACCCTTTTCTGCGCAGTAGCTACTACCTCTCGCAGCGAAAAGCCATATTTTATAGTTACGTCAAAAGTGATGGATATTCCTTTCTCTTTCTCTTGAAAGTTCTTGATTTGAATCTGTCCGGTACGAGTAATAGCGGGCTCACTGACAGCGACGTAGTCAACTATTGCCGAAATTACAGCATCTGATATTAATAGTTTACCATAATAACTAAAAGTTGGTCGTACGATTGATTTTTCACCTAGCTTTCGCCGCTTTTTTGATTGAGTTTTCTTAAAAAAAATCTCTAATGGGTCAATTAAATATCCTGAAAAGTGCGGTTTAAGTTCGATTGTAGGGACAGGAATAATATGTTTCCCCTCTTTTAAACGGCTTTCTCTTGCTTTCGCAATTTCAGCAGGCGTTGCAATGTCTTCAATGTTTATTACTTTATGAATAGAAGGTAATCCTAACACAGATACGATTTTCTCCACCATGTTTTTAGAGGTTCCAAGTATAAGCATTCGTTCGGGTTTAACTCTTTCTATAGCCTCACAAACTTCACGAGCATGATCTTCTTCCATAAAGATTGCTCTTTTGACTGCCCGTATCTTACTTGGTTCTTTTTTAGCAGAATGGCCGGCTACAATCTTGCTATCTTTTATTAAAAGACCATCATCAACAATAGTATCAATATTATATTCGTGAGCAACTATAAGCGCACGATGACTCTTTCCGGTTCCGCTTGGTCCAACTAGTGCAATAACTTCCATAGTAGCCTCCCTAATTTACCCTATTACATAAAAAATAAACACCTTTTCAGGTGTTGTCAAGTGGACCTAGAAAAGTTCTCTAACTTTTGCTCAAGTTCAGTGATACGCAAATTTCTATACATAATTATCCGGGCATAGCGACAATTACTCTTTTTTAATCGTTCATTTTTCGTCTCTAGAATTAGCAGTTGCTCACGTCTTTCATTTTCAAGTGATTCAATTAGGTTCATCAATACACGCCGACTGATTCGTAAAGCTTCAACTTTATCCTCCAATTCACGTATGCGCTTTCTAAGTTCTTCAATCAGGCAGATGTCTCCTTCCATAACCCCTCCCCCTGAATAGTACTCGGCAAATTGCTAGTGGTGCTGGCTACATGATTATATTCTAAGGAGGTTATTTTAATGCCTGACTATGTCTTTGTAAACTCAGCGCCAATGCGTTGGGAACAGTAAATTCACCCAACTTTTCTGGGTATCTCGATGGTATACCATGAAAGTCTGAACCACCAGTCACTATTAGTTTATATCTTTTAGCAAGCTGTAAATATTTATTTCTTTGTTCCTGATTATGTTTAGGATGGTAAACTTCGAGACCGCAAACACCATATTCGATCATTCTCAAGACTATACTCTCATCACCGATTAACCCAGGATGAGCTAGGACTGCAATTCCGCCTGCCCCGTTAATTAGCTTAATTGCTTGTTGTGGCTTAAGCTTATAGTGTGGCACATATCCAGGTCCGTTTTTACAAAGCAGTTTCTCAAATGCGTCACCTACGGTCTGAAAGTATCCCTTTTCCACTAAGATTCTCGCAATATATGGACGTCCAATTGAAGCGGTCGCTTTTGTGCTTTTTAGAACTTCTTCTTTAGTAATATTGTAACCTAAATCATTCAGCTTAGTAACAATCTTTTCTATTCGCTGGCGGCGATCATTTGTAATACTAATAAGCTGCTTCTGTAATTGAGCATCAAATGGGTCAATATAGTAACCCAATAAATGCACTTCATGGTCGGGCATATCAATACTAAATTCAATCCCTGGTATGACAACTGGACTATGATTTAAGCAGAAATCCTTTAGACTAATAAGCCCATCAATTGTATCATGGTCGGTAATAGCTATGAACGATAACCCGCACTCAGCAGCCTTAATTAAAACTTCTTCCGGCGAAAGGCGACCGTCTGAAGCAGTAGTATGGATATGAAGATCAGCAGGCATTAGTAGATAGATTTTGTGCTATTTGGACTAAAGTTCGCACTCCGACCCCAGTAGCGCCCTTCACGTTATAGCCACTAACTTTGTCAATATCGCTTGTACCTGCAATGTCTATGTGGACCCATGGAAGATCGCCCACAAATTGTTTAATAAATACGCCTGCCGTAATTGTTCCTGCCATCCGCCCTCCGGAGTTTTTCAAGTCGGCTATATCACTTTTTATTTGGTTTAAATAGTCGTCATAGCTGGGTAACAGCCACATCTTTTCCCCCGTTTGTTTAGAAGCTCTTAGAATTTCTTTCGACCAGCCATCATTATTGCTAATTAGGCCTGATGTTATATTACCTAAAGCGACTACACACGCTCCTGTTAGAGTCGCTAAATCGATAATTCTTGTAGCACCTAGCTTACGGGCGTAGGTAACAGCGTCCGCTAAGAGCAGCCGTCCTTCGGCATCGGTACTAATAATTTCAATAGTTTTTCCACTCATAGAACAAATCACATCACCAGGTTTAAAAGCATGACCGGATGGCATATTCTCAGTGCAGGGGATAATTGCCAGAATATTGACCTTAGGTTTCAAATGACCTATGGCCTGCATTGCAGCTAGAACAGCTGCTCCTCCGGCCATATCACCTTTCATATCGCCCATCTTTTCACTAGGCTTAAGTGAAATGCCTCCGCTGTCAAATGTAATCCCCTTTCCAACAAATGCTATCAGATCATTGCTCTGCTGATTACCAATGTATTTTAAAGTAATCATTTTTGGCGGTGTAGTGCTTCCTTGCGCAACTGCAAGCATTGCATACATCTTATGTTTTTCCATATCGCCTTTATCTAAAACGTTAATTTCGAATCCAAATTGGCTAGCAATATCCTGAGCGATAGACGCCATTTGGCTAGGATTCATGTAGCAGGATGGATGATTAGTTAAATCCCTAGCAAAATTTACGCTGTCAGCAATAACTTTTGCATTATTGAGCGTAAGCAGCCACTCTTGATCACTTGGAAGATCTGGACCTACAAGAATTATTTTTTCAATAATATTGCTCTTGGCATCAGTTTTGTAATTGTTAAATTCATAGCTTCCTAAAATTGCTCCCTGAATAATTGATATTGCAGCATCACTTAAGTTGTGATGATTTCTATAAATAGCAGTAGCCACCGTTCTAGACTTCAGTTTTTTGGCAACGCGGATTGCGATCGCAGAAAGTTCACGAATTTTATCCAATGTCAGTTTATCCTTTTTGCCTAATCCGATTATTACTATGCGTTTAGAGCCATAATCAGCAGTGTTGTGGATAATAGTTGTTTCAGCTAATTGACAACATTCTGGCTGGTCTCGGACCATTAAACTAAGTAGAGTTGCTAATGGATTCCCATAAGCTCTAGCCATCTCCACACTATTTAGGGTTTCGTCAAGCAAACCTATTATTAGTGTGTCGCAGAAGACTTCTCCTGGTAAAACATTAGCACATGCAATCTGCAAACTCCTCACCATCCTCTATAACTTCCATATCGTTAATATTAGTATTCCATAAATCAGCGTTACAAAAACAAGTAAACCTGTTCATAAGAACAGGTTTTTTGATCGTTTACAAAAAAATCGCCTAGCCAGGCTATAACTTAGCGCGGCTCAATAATTAGTTTCATAGCGGTGCGTTCTTCACCGTCAATTAAAATGTCAGTAAAGGCAGGGATGCATATAAGATCTACGCCGTGTGGAGCAACAAACCCTCTTGCGATTGCTACTGCCTTAACCGCTTGGTTAAGTGCTCCAGCGCCGATGGCTTGCATTTCAGCTCCACCGCGTTCTCTTAGCACTCCAGCCAAAGCGCCTGCTACCGAATTAGGATTAGATTTTGCTGATACTTTTAAGACTTCCATTTTTAGTACCCTCCTTTATAGTAAAGCAAAAATTATATAATTTTCATTGGTATATATTCGTTATTTGACCAGAAAATCCCTTTTTTTACATTAATAAAAATTCAAATAATTTAAATAAATTTAAAATAAAATGAACAGAGTAATTTATACAATTACTCTGTTCATTTTATTTGTTGAAAACTAGCACTCGACCGTCTTCCCTAATCCCTATTAAGCTATTATTTCCATGGTATTGCTTCTTCATGCTTTCAAGCATAGTTTCAATAACTTCTTCTTGCATAACCAAATCTTCCTCAAGCAAACTATCATTGTAATCTATTACTAGACGGTCTTGAAATTTGTCGCGTAATAGGGTAATAATAAGCGCTATCTCAGCCTTTGTCAATGAACAGACATCGCGGATAATATGCATCATTGTCATTTGTCCATATGTGCTAAATTCTATTTCTGCGATTTTCATGTTTGTATTCTCAAGTAAATGGTAAGCGCTGATACTATCGGTTAAAAGCTGCTTAAATTCCATACACTTAGTCTGTGTTGATAAATTAGACAATATGAAAGTTAACTTAAGAGAATTTGTTCTTGGGTCAAAATTTATTGTTCCAATTTCGGGATAGCACACTAAAATAGAAATCAGTAAATTTACGCCATCCGAAATGTTTTCATCATCTTGATGATATTTAGACATTAAAGGTTCACCATCCATTAGCAAAAATAAAAATGTTTTAGTAGACTATAAATATAGTTCTCTAGATATTAGATAAATCCTTTTTAAAATTAATGGAAGCAATGATCCCTGTTTAATCATAACCCCCCGTCAAATGGGTGGATTGCACTAAACCTTTTCAAGCGGTTGTCATTATGCGTTTTTCACATAAGGGCGTCTTTTTCGAATGATATAAAGGACAGATTTGGCAAGTAGGATATCCTGAACAGCTTGCTGTCGGTAATCATGAATACTATCCGTGTTTGTTGTACTAGGGCATGCATAAGACTTATGGTTTTGTTCAAGATAAATGACGTGAGCAACTTTAAAATTCAGGAAGTTTCACTTTTATTCATTTTCTTAAAAAAAATGTTGAGGTATTACCAGGTATGAAACTGGTTACCCCAACATTTATTATAGAACCTTATTATTTTGCATAATCGATAGCGCGTGTCTCACGAATTACAGTTACTTTTATCTGGCCTGGATACTCAAGCTCACTCTCGATTTTCTTTACAATATCGCGTACTAAACGAACAGACGAAAGATCATCAATCTTATCCGGCTTTACCATGATTCGGATTTCACGACCAGCTTGAATAGCAAAAGATTTATCGACACCTTCAAACGATTCAGCAATGTCCTCTAACCGAGTCAATCGTTTTAGATAGCTTTCAAGGCTTTCCCTACGTGCACCCGGTCGAGCAGCCGATACAGCATCGGCCGCGGCAATCAATACCGCTTGAACTGTTTTCGGTTCTTCATCTCCATGATGAGCTCCGATAGCATTTATCACTTCTGCTGACTCACGATATTTTTTTGCTAAATCAGCACCGATTGTTACATGAGGCCCCTCAACTTCATGGTCAACCGCTTTGCCAATATCGTGCAAGAGGCCTGCACGCTTGGCTAACATAATATCCACGCCGAGTTCCGCAGCCATTACCCCAGCTAAGTGGGAAACCTCTATTGAGTGTTTCAACACATTTTGACCATAGCTTGTACGGAATTTCAGTCGTCCCAAGAGTCTTATTAACTCAGGATGTAGTCCATAGACACCAGTTTCAAAGGTAGCCTGCTCACCAGCTTCTTTTATTCGCTGCTCAACCTCTTTTTGGGCCTTTTCTACCATTTCCTCTATTCGAGCCGGATGAATACGCCCATCAGTTATTAATTTTTCTAAGGCAATCCTGGCAACCTCACGACGTACTGGGTCAAAACCAGATAATATGACAGCCTCCGGAGTATCATCTATAATTAGATCAATACCGGTGAGAGTCTCTAAAGTACGGATATTTCGTCCTTCGCGGCCAATTATGCGGCCTTTCATCTCATCATTAGGCAATGCAACGACCGATACAGTTGTTTCAGCTACATGGTCAGCTGCACAGCGCTGTATAGCTAAAGAAATTATTTCACGAGCTCGTTTGTCCGCCTCTTCTTTTGCCTGTTGCTCTAGTTCTTTAATCATCATAGCAGTTTCATGCTTTATTTCTTCTTGAGCACTGGCAAGAAGCATATTTCTTGCTTCTTCTGATGTAAAGCCAGACAGTCTCTCTAATTCAGCTAATTGCTTAGTGTATAACTCATTGACCTTTTCCTGACTTTTGTCTAGCTCGATTTCTTTACGATTAAGTACTTCTTCTTTTTTCTCGAGCGAGTCAATTTTCCGGTCAAGATTTTCTTCTTTCTGTAGTAAACGACGTTCTAGACGCTGCAATTCGGAGCGGCGTTCCTTTGTTTCGCGATCGAGTTCGTTCCGCAATTTATGAATTTCCTCTTTCGCTTCGACAAGGGATTCTTTCTTTTTAGCTTCTCCTGCTCGTTCAGCATCTTCAATTATTTTTCTTGCAGCATCTTCAGCAGAGGAAATTTGGGCTTCAGCGCTTTTCTTGCGCGCAAAATAACCTATGCCGAATCCTAAAATAATAGCAATGATGGCCGTTAGCATACTTTCAATAATTTCCACCTCCTTTTTATTAAATTATAATAAGGGTAAAGCCGAGTATTGTACTCGGCTTTTAAAAGCACCTAACCATTACTCCCCTAAAGCAATGCTTTGTTCTCTTAAAAGAATTTTACAAAAATAATGCTACCTTGATATACGATTGACCAATATAATTGTAAATGTTTTTGAAAGTAGTGTCAAGTTAGCCATAATTTATTGTAAATGAAGCTTATGACAATTACATCATAGCCTTAGAGAATGAAAAATTAACCTAGGTAGTACACTCTAGGTTAATTATTACACTAGTAATTGAACTGGCAGAGAAACCCCTGCCAGCCAAGTACCTGCTTATCCGTACTTTATCAATTGTTTTAGCCTGCTTAAAACGCTTTCTCGCTATTTTGAGCGCTACTTCTGCCTCAGAGGAGAAGTCATATTCTTTGATAATATCACGAATAATGACTTCAGGTATCCCACGCTGTTTTAATTTCATAACAATAAAGTTTAGACTATACTTGCTACTTTTGCACAGGTTATCAAATAAGCACTCACAGAGCACTTTATCATTAATATAGCCGTTGTTAAGCAAGTAGCTAATTACTTCATCAATTAGAGCAACATCGAAACCTTTCAAAAATAATTTATGCCGTACCTCTTTTTCACTATAGGCACGAAGATTTAGCATACGTATAGCAGCCAACCTTACTGCTTGACTATTTTGCGACAGCATTGTCTTCAGCTGTGCTAGATGGTTGGGGAGCCGTTCCGACAATTAGGGCCTCTCGGATCTTCTTATCAATAGCAGCTGCAATATCAATATTTTCTTTTAAGAATTCTTTAACGTTCTCGCGCCCTTGACCTAATCTATTATCGCCATAGGAATACCATGCGCCGCTTTTGTTTATAATGTCGAGTTCTGTACCAAGGTCAACCAAGGTACCCTCATGAGATATGCCCTGGCCATACATAATATCAAATTCGGCCTGTTTGAATGGAGGCGCAACTTTATTTTTAACAACTTTAACTTTAGTGCGATTTCCCACAACCTCATTGCCTTGTTTCAAGCTTTCAGTCTTGCGCACTTCTAACCGAATGGATGCATAAAACTTAAGGGCCCGTCCACCAGTTGTCGTTTCAGGGTTGCCAAACATTACTCCCACTTTTTCACGAATCTGGTTTATAAAAATAGCAGTTGTACGTGATTTACTTATAATGCCGGTTAGCTTACGAAGTGCTTGCGACATAAGCCTGGCGTGCAAACCTACATGGGCGTCACCCATTTCACCCTCAATTTCCGCTTTAGGTACTAATGCTGCAACGGAGTCAACAACAATTATGTCTATTGCGCCGCTACGTACTAACGCATCTGCAATTTCCAAAGCTTGTTCACCATTATCGGGTTGGGAAATAAGGAGATTGTCTATATCAACACCTAGCTTTTTTGCATATACAGGGTCTAGTGCGTGTTCAGCATCAATAAATGCAGCAAAGCCGCCCATTTTTTGGGCTTGTGCAATTATATGTAAAGCGACTGTTGTCTTACCGGAAGATTCGGGTCCGTATATTTCGATTACCCTTCCTCTTGGTACACCGCCAACACCGAGAGCAACGTCTAATGATAAGGCCCCTGTTGGAATAACTTCAATATTCATCTTGGCTGCGGCCTCACCAAGTTTCATTATTGAGCCTTTTCCAAAATCCTTCTCAATCTGCCGCATGGCCATCTCCAACGCTTTTATTTTATCCATCATCTACCCCCCTCATATATATTTTACAAACATTTGTTCGTATAGTCAATAGAAATGTTGTATTTTGACGTTTGTTATCTTCCTCTAGCTATTTCTACATTGATTTTGTAACCTTTAATGGAACTTTTATGCATCACTGACAAGACTCTCTCAGCAACATCCTCTGGAACTTCCACAAATGTAAATTTATCATAGATATTAATAATACCAATAATATTTCCTGGAATATCCGCCTCGCTGGCAATGGTTCTTACAATATCCTCAGGCCTAATTTTTTGAGCTCTTCCAGCATTTATAAATAACCTTACCATGCCTGGTTGTGAGCCGTTATTAGCCAGCAATTGGCTTTGCTCGTCCGTCTTTTCCTTGAAGCCCTCTTGATACAACTTTAAGGAGGCGGCGGCAATATCAAGGGCATCATAAGCAGTCATTAAATCCGCTACTATAGTATGATAATCAGAAAATCTGTTTTGTTCAATGGTTTGCCTTAATCTGTTTTTAATTGTTTCACGCTGTCTGTCTAAAATATCAGCAGCAGAAGGCAGTTGTTTTCTAATGATGCGTGTTTTTACCTGTTTTTCAATAATTTTTAATTGACGGTATTCGCGCGGTTCAATGAATGTGAATGCTATACCCTTTTTGCCAGCACGGCCGGTACGTCCAATACGATGAACATATGATTCCGGATCTTGCGGAATGTCATAATTAATGACATGGGTTATATCTTCTATATCCAAACCACGCGCTGCGACATCAGTTGCCACTAGGATTTCCAGTTTGCCTTCCCGGAATTTTTTCATTACTCTATCCCGCTGCGCTTGACTTAAATCGCCATGCAGTCCATCAGCCATATAGCCTCTAGCCTGCAATGAGGCTACTAACTCATCAACGCCTTTTTTAGTCCGGCAAAAAACAATCAATTTACCAGCCGTTTCAATGTCAATCACACGGCACAAACCTTCGAGCTTTTCGCGAGTTTCATAATAGAATTGATCAATTAAAGGAATAGTTAGCTGTTCTTTGCTGATAGTAATATTATGTGGATCATTCATGTACTTACGGGCTAAATTTAATATAGCCATAGGCATAGTCGCTGAAAAAAGCAAGGTTTGCCTTCCTTCGTCTGGTATGCTCTGCATTATGTCTTCAATATCTTCAATAAAGCCCATATCGAGCATTTCATCGGCTTCGTCTAGAACTAGCATTTTAACATGATCTAATTTTATTGTTTTGCGGCGTATATGATCAAGCAATCGACCAGGAGTGCCAATGACTACTTGGACTCCGAACTTTAAAGCTTTTATCTGCCTATCTATTGACTGACCGCCATAAACAGGAACAGTCTTGATCCGTTTAAATCTGCCGATTTTTGCCAGTTCTTCCGACACTTGAATAGCAAGTTCGCGTGTCGGTGTAAGAACTAAAGCTTGTATATGACGGCTATCTGCTGATACCCTCTCCATTATCGGAATACCAAAAGCAGCAGTTTTTCCTGTTCCTGTCTGCGCCTGACCAATAACATCGAAACCCTCAAGTACAAGTGGAATAGTCTGAGTCTGAATTGGTGAAGGTTCTTCAAAACCCATTTCGGCAATCGCATTATATACTTTTTTACTTATTTGAATATTTCCAAACAAACCACTATCCTTCAATGTTTGATCCCCCTATATTGTTAGAGCATATCTTCTTATTATATCAAGAACTGCTTGAGATGTCCGATATTTTATATCGACCCTATCGCCGGAAAAATTATATTTCTCGCATAAGCTGCCTTTGACACCATCAATAGCCACATATACAAGACCAACCGGTTTCAAATCAGTCGCCCCGCCGGGACCGGCTATACCGGTTACACCCACCCCAACATCTGCTTTAAATTTGTTTTTTATCCCAATGGCCATAGCTTTAGCTGTTTCTAGGCTAACAGCTCCATAATTCTCAATTATCGCACGCGGAACACTAACCTCATTAACTTTTATTTCGTTGCTATAACAAACTATTGATCCTATTAAATAGTCTGAACTACCGGAAATATCGGTAAGCCGACTGCTGACCAAGCCTCCGGTACATGATTCAGCAAGCGCAAGGCTAAGTTTTTTCTTTTTTAACAATTCACTGACAACTGCTTCCATTGTCTCCCCGTCAACAGCAAAGATATATTGACCTACAATACCTCTAATACGTTTTTCAATGTCAGCTATTAAACTAAGCGCTTGTTCTTTAGTTTCAGCTTGAGCAGTTATCCGAATTTGTATTTCGCCTTTTTTAGCCAAAAGCGCGAGAGTGGGATTTGTCTGATTGACAATAAGCTCTCTAATCTCTTCCTCAAGAAGTGACTCTCCTATACCCGATGTATGCAAAACCTTAGAGACAATAACACCCTGAAGACCAAATTTACTCGTCAAATAGGGTTTTATCGAGGATAGAAACATGTGTTCTAACTCATGAGGCGGTCCAGGTAGATTTATAATTACTTTATTGTTCTTTTCACAGATTATCCCCGGCGCTGTACCTTTCTCATTATTTACTACCAGTGATCCCTCAGGAAGCATAGCTTGCCTTTTATTATTTTCCGGCATATTAACTTGCCGATAAGCAAAATAATCTCTTATCTTTTGCAAACTTGGTTCATGAAGGATTAGGGAACAATCAACGATTTTAGCTGTTACTTCCTTTGTAATATCTCCCTGCGTAGGACCCAATCCCCCGGTAGTGATAACTATATCAGCTCTAGATAATGCTGTCCTTATTACTTTCTCCATTCGTTCCCGGTTATCGCCTACCACCGATTGAAATAATACATTGAACCCCATTGCGTTTAACTGTTTTGCTAAAAAAGGAGCATTTGTATTTAGAATTTGTCCAAGTAGCAACTCCGTTCCGGTACTTACTAATTCAACGATCATTTTTATTGTTCACCTCCCAACATAGTTGAGTTTCTAAAAAGAAAATAGCAGGACATACGCCACTACTATTTTGATAATTTCTTATTTGCAATTATACCTATTAGTCGATTTTTTCGGCTACAAGATCATACGTGAACCCTTGGACAACGCGAACCTTTATTACATCCCCAGGCTTAGTATCATGAGCACCCTCTACATAGATATAACCGTCGACATCAGGCGCCTCACGATATGATCGGCCAAAAACCAGCCCAGGCTGTTCAGGGTTAGAACCTTCGATGAGCACATCAAATACACTGTCTTCTATGTCTTGGTTCATTTGTTCAGATATTTGACACTGTAACGCCATTAACTCGTGATAACGTTCCTGTTTTACTTCATCGGAAATCTGGTTAGGCAAGGCCGCCGCTATGGTATCTTCTTCGCGCGAATAGGTAAAAATACCTACCCGATCAAATTTTTGCTCCGCTAAAAATTGCTTTAGTGTCTCGAAGTGGACTTCACTTTCCCCAGGGAAACCAACGATAAAGGAGGTTCGAATAGTTACTCCGGGGATTTTCCCCCTTAGCTTAGTAAGCAGTGCTTCAATTTCTGCCTTGCTATCACGGCGATGCATCGCTTTTAAAATATCATTATGAATGTGCTGCAAAGGCAAGTCAACATATTTGCAAATTTTAGGTTCATTAGCTATCAAATCAATTAGATCATCTGAAAAGTATTTTGGGTAGCAATATAATAGTCTTATCCATAAGATTCCATCCGTCTTTACCAGTTCTCTAAGCAGCTCGGTCAGCCTTGGTTCACCGTAAATATCTTTGCCGTAGCTAGTAGTGTCCTGAGCTATTAAATTAATTTCTTTAACTCCACGTGAAACTAGTGTTCTGACCTCAGCAAGAATTGACTCAATAGGGCGGCTTCTAAACTTGCCTCTCACACTGGGAATAACGCAATATGAGCAGCAATTGCTGCAACCTTCGGCGATTTTAACATAAGCGCTATAAAACGGCGTAGTGGTAATACGCGACATCTTCTCGTCATAAATAGTATTGATATCATCAATTAATAAAACGCGATTACCAGCCAAAACAGCATCTACTGCCTCACCAATTCTGTGCCACGCACCAGTGCCTATGATAGCGTCTATTTCCGGCAGTTCATCAAGCAACTCCTGTTGATAACGCTGTCCTAAGCAACCTGCTACGATAATTGCACGACATTTACCTTCTGTTTTAAACTCACTCATTTGCAGTATTGTCGATATTGATTCTTCCTTTGCTGAATCAATAAAGGTGCAGGTATTGATGATAAGTATATCGGCTTGGTGTGGATCATCGGTAATTGGAATCTTTCTATCTGCAAGCGCTCCAAGCATAATTTCGGTATCAACAAGATTTTTGGCACAGCCAAGGCTAATGAAACCGGCCTGAATCATAAAGACTTCCTCCTAATGTCATTAATTATTTTGAGCTTATTCTTACCGTCTGAATCCATTTATCGAGCAATCTATGCTTCTGTTCTAAGGTTACAATCTCCTTATTTTCTAATAGCTCGATGTTCTTTTGGTTAAATTCTTTATACT
Coding sequences within:
- the rimO gene encoding 30S ribosomal protein S12 methylthiotransferase RimO, translated to MIQAGFISLGCAKNLVDTEIMLGALADRKIPITDDPHQADILIINTCTFIDSAKEESISTILQMSEFKTEGKCRAIIVAGCLGQRYQQELLDELPEIDAIIGTGAWHRIGEAVDAVLAGNRVLLIDDINTIYDEKMSRITTTPFYSAYVKIAEGCSNCCSYCVIPSVRGKFRSRPIESILAEVRTLVSRGVKEINLIAQDTTSYGKDIYGEPRLTELLRELVKTDGILWIRLLYCYPKYFSDDLIDLIANEPKICKYVDLPLQHIHNDILKAMHRRDSKAEIEALLTKLRGKIPGVTIRTSFIVGFPGESEVHFETLKQFLAEQKFDRVGIFTYSREEDTIAAALPNQISDEVKQERYHELMALQCQISEQMNQDIEDSVFDVLIEGSNPEQPGLVFGRSYREAPDVDGYIYVEGAHDTKPGDVIKVRVVQGFTYDLVAEKID